Genomic DNA from Rana temporaria chromosome 1, aRanTem1.1, whole genome shotgun sequence:
GTCAATATAGGTAAAGCAATAATTGGCATCAGCCACAGCCATTAAGACGAATGAAAAGTATTTCTTATAATTGAAATACTGGCTCCCACTAGCCATGGGCTTAACAATTCTGATGTGTTTCCCATCGATCGCTCCTAGACAATTCGGAAAGTTACAGCGTTCCCAGAATATTTGGGAAATTTTTtcccagtcctctgctgccggttttttaaacacaatgggtTTCAGGACTTCCCAAATGGCACTGCAGGTGTCCCGAATTATATAACTGGCAGTAGATCTTCCAATACGAAACGAGTAATGCAGACTTGCAATCGATTGTCCAGTTGATAGatacctacaaagaaaataatatatattattttattttattttttacagtgaaaatTCTAAAACTCAGATGGAAGAGTATAAGGGACGCCTACGCTCGCCAGCTGAAGGCACAGCGGGAGCAGCGGCGAAGTGGGAGTGGAGCATGTTCGGTGAGAGAATACGTTCATGCAAAGGAATTGGAGTTTCTGAGACCGGTGCTGGATTTGGGGAGGTAAACCATTATCTGTACTTTGCTCGGTAAaccaaatgttttaaaattatttttgaatacatgATTTCTTTTTTCAGTACTGAAAGCTGCTGGGACGAGGCTGCCACAGCTGTAGTAgacagagagagcgtggcagagagaggggacagagagagcgtggcagagagaggggacagagagagcgtggcaTCGGGGGATCAAGCGATGGCTACTCTGGAGCCGGAACCGCAGCACTCCGAGGCATCAACTTCTAATGCAACAAgaccacttgcagagcagcccccAGTTAACATTGCGCATATTGGACCTCCGCGTGCTCTGCGTAGGAGGGCTCCTGCTCCGGATCCAGCCCTGGATCGTATGTTGGACATTATGACCAACATGTCTGACCGGATGAGCAACAGATCGTATGGCCAAAATGTAGCAAAATGTCTGGGGGAACTAATCGACAAAGTTCCCCCAAATCTGCAAGCGGTGGTGCTGTCCTGTACGGCTAGATACATCTCGACATTTATACCCCCGACAGAAGCTGACGATTTATCCGAACCACCACCACCCTATGGCCCATATGCCAATAAACGGACCGAGCATGTCCCAACACCACCCACGACCCATTTCTCCCCACCACCCGTTACCCTTTGGACAGGACCACAGCTTTCCGACCAACCTCCTCGACCAACACCACCACCGACTTCTGCGCACCATCCTTTCACCACCACTCTATCTCATTTACCTCCTGTGCCAACACCTTCCACTCACACTTCTCTGAATCCTTTTCCTTATACACAACCTTCTTCTTACCACCCTCATTCTCCTTTTCCTCATCTCTCAACACCACCTGTCACATACAGTACTCTGCCTCCTACAacactttcttcttaccacccacCACCTTCTACTTACCCTGCGTTAACGACTACACCTACATCACATTACCCACATCGACCGAGACAATCGACTTTCAGGAATGCCCCAACacgaacaccaccaccaccacaagcaaCACCACCTTCCAATTGGTCAGGGGAAGACAGCACCACCTCCACTTGGCCCCCTTTTGCCCACGCACTGTCGGTCGCCATGTCACCGCACGGGGAAGAGGACTCCTCCCCAAATTTACAGCAATTGTAAATAAGGAttatgtataaaacatttttgtatattttgtgtatttgtgcactttgtgtatattttcataataaaaaaaaaaagacccaatgtTTTGGttgattaaaatattaaaataattttgttcctacagaatttttgtttggtttttattacacatatatatatatatatatatatataatagagtgtattacattcaaagcgctaaataaaaattacctcagtgttatgataagtcgctccacaggggggatacagttgcggaagtaggtgtccatcctctgcaatctgttgatcaacaattccagcaactcatcaaagctgtaaaggaaaatgaaatttaaaattggcaatggattggtactagggttgccacctttccggGATTCACCagaacagttcgggtttggaatcatgtgtccgggtttcagactgcctgacacTCTGACAGATTTTTCTGACCAGAATATGGATTTCCGGCAGGGTTAATGGCTGCAGGGGATGAAAACTTACAACCCAGCAGCCACAGATATACCAGGATGAGATGTGCtatctgccaaggggtgagtgagctcaccctcCATCGCTGTCTAACAGAAgcacccaccccctttctctatcctgcctcttggtgagtacactaggaaaaatcagagttctcacattggagtcctctccgtacatcagagatctcggtTTCCCACTTAGATCATGGttcacagagcatcccttatgtctgaGTATCTTGAGGTCTCGCTTCAATCAGATTATGTTGGTTAACccatacagtgaaagggaaatctGGGAGTTGAGATGCAAAAgggtgactgtgatgtaaagggggactctgtgcactgtaatgtaaagggggattctgtgcactgtaatgtaaagggggactctgtgcactgtaatgtaaagggggattctgtgcactgtaatgtaaagggggactctgtgcactgtaatgtaaagggggactctgtgcactgtaatgtaaagggggaactttgtggactctaatgtaaagggggaactctgtggactctaatgtaaagggggaactctgtgcactgcaatggaaaggggactatttttattatattcatatgattagaaatgtaaaatactaacaaaatatatgtatagttcatagtattaaaaaaaatagttgtgcaccgcagaagtgtacatgtttgacttgaagaaaaggtggcaacccaaatggtacaatgtaaaaaataaatgattccagatcattttttactaacctttttatggacattctggtgtagtccagaaatttgtcttcatggtcacggaggtcttggtacatcacccaaaattgccctctttcttcccgatcagcaatgacggggtgtatccaaaatctgcgttgcctcttcctttttctctgcctCTCGTTTACAAGATATTGGCTAGCAGTGGCTGCTGCCATGAACAAAGCCATCTCGTCATCACTCATTTTCACAATTGAGTCAGAAGCACAAGGATGACCCGGAAGAGGAATTAtcacccaggaagaggaaaaaaaaacctttcacatagcaacaaatgatgacagaggtgatctattttactattggtcaaaaaaaaaaaaaaaaaacgctggacgTCGCTCTGCtcaaacgcgcgcaaacgcgcacaaacgcgcgcaaacgcgcaccaaaacgcgcgaaaaaaacgcgcGTAAAAACGCCTGGTAACgccaacgcctaggtgtgaatgcagccttactcgcAAACCAATATTTTACTGTACAGCTTCCTAACTGGCCCTAATCTCTCCCTATGCAGATTGTCAGCTTTCTTTACTATAGCTTTCAATTCACTGACACTGCTGCACTGTGCTGGGGTCGAATTCAAAAGCCTTACTTGCCCATCCTAGCCTGCTGGCCATAGTTCAAAGGCCATGCATTGCATCATAGTTTAATTCTTCTGGACAAATCTAAATCTAAATTCACCTGAACGGTAAATCTTGAACTGCCTCAAGCCCGTGGTAGCTGTGAGCCCAAACCTCATTCCTATTGGGTTATATCCCTGAAATTATAGAATAAGACACATTTGTGATTAGACTGTAATATGTGCTTATTTTATGCACATTGTCAACATCTATAATATAGTATGTGTCCATGATGTAATGAAAGGGGAGCTGAGTGAAAGTTCTCCATGTGATCACACAACACAGCAGGGGTCCCAGTCATTTTCTGCTCTTGCAGGATGTGTTTTGCTTGTTCTACCAAACCAAAGCATTGCTATGCGTTTATGTCATGCTGCTTGCGTGTTTATCTGACAGAAACACTCACTTGTCACCTTGCCTAGCTATACAACTGATCCTTTAAGAATTTACTTGCATAGGACAAAATACTGGAGCAGAAAAGGCATGCTGGAAACCAAGTTTTGCAAATATAAAAGGAATTTTTAGTGTACTAAAATGTGTCTGTGCAAACAATGAAACATGTAGCAATGGAGATATCCAATAGTTAGTGTGTGACACATGCAGGAAACTAATATATGTAAAGAAAAGTATTCTTGACAATATTAATGCAATTTgaatgcttttcatttgcagcaCCTTTTAACTCTATAGAAGCTGTGTTTACTGGAAACCAGACCAGATCTGCAGCAGACAGGGGATTCTAAGAATGCACCTCTCTAAAATGACTGCATGTGAACTAAGGCACAACGGACCCATTTGCTCCGATGGGACAGCTGTACTTCCCAGGACTGCTGGAGGTCACCATGATAACAGCTGACAAGGTCATGGCGTGTATGTGTAATGTGCGGCGGAGCAGGCTGCAGGGTATCTTTGAGGCTGTGAGGTGCTGGGTAGGATCGTTCAGTAAATATCGCTGGATCGAGGCTGAAATAAGGTATGTTACCAGAATCAGTTACCCTTTAAAGTTCCAATTTATAGATATAAAGCCTTTTAAAAGTCCCAAAAAGTTGCCTGCAGAAGAAGAGGTTAAAAGGCCCATTCACATTCATGCGTTACCTTACCACACATTAATGCGCCATATGATATGTATTGCAGTGCCATTCTATGAggtggtatgaaaaagtttggagACTAGTTTTGTAACACGCCAACTGATAGCAGCACAAGGCTGCATACACAGTCACAGGGAGCACTGCCCTTTATAAGTCAGTGTGCCAAAAGACATCGTCCTGTGTACGTTGGGAGGCGTGCAAATGGTGCTTTTCTGCCACTGCTTTTTCATCATGGACAGCAAGTTAGAACGAAGAGCGAAGATGAAATCTGCACGAAACTGGGCAAATCTGCCACAGAGACGTTTGACATGATTTGGCAAGTTTTTGGCGATGCTGCAATGAGTTGAAGATCCAGCACAAAGGTTGCTGTTTCGACACCATTGCGAACATCCAGTGCGAATAGCAGAAGGTGCTTGATGCTCTTCGAAAAAAAGACTTCCAGGACACATTCCACATGTGGAAGAAATGCTGTATTGCTATGCAAGGGAACAATTTTGAAGGTGACAGTGTGCAAACTTAGGTAAATATACTTTCTTGTAAACAGAGCTAGTCTCGAAACCTTTTGATACCACCTCATATATCGAATGGCACCTGAACACACTTATAATACAGTAGCTGTCAATGCACTGAGAGTACAAAACACCATTGTCAAGGCATCTGCAACATAGCTCACCACATAGTTGACTTGACTGCATGCTGCCAAGGCTCTGAAGCGAACCTAAACCATTACATTTCCAccaccatttttttaattttgtatgaGTGTCTTCTCTTGAAAAGCTGTCTTAGGTTTGAACAAAAGATGTCCACGGTTACTGTGGTCAAAAACTCTATCTTTGATTAATCAATAAATAACACATTGCTCTAAAACGCCTGATTTTTTTCTATACAGTATCTcacgaaagtgagtacacccctcacatttttgtaaatattttattataccttttcatgtgacaacactgaaaacattacactttgctgcaatgtaaagcagtgagtgtacagcttatgtaacagtgtcaatttgctgtccccctcaaaataactcaacacacagccaataatgtctaaactgttggcaacaaaagtaagtacacccctaagtgaaaatgtccaaattgggcccaaattgtcaatatttttttgtggccacctttattttccagcactaccttaaccctcttgggcattgagtttaccagagcttcacaggttgccactggagtcctcttcctctcctccatgacgacatcaggaagctggtggatgttggagaccttgcgctcctccactttctgtttgaggatgcccctcagatgctcaatggggtttaggtctggagacatgcatgGCCAGTctttcacctttaccctcagcttctttagctagCAGTAGtcgtcttgaaggtgtgtttgggatcgttatcatgttggaatactgccctgaggctcagtctctgaagggagggaatCATGCTTGGCTTTAGTATTCACAGTAcagtgttggcattcatggttccctcaagtaTTACTTGAGttagtgtgccgttaccggcaggAGTGATGCatttgcggctccggccaatcactgcGCCAGAGCctgcaatacccggaagtaaccccagGAGCGATGTGGCCGGCCAGGGCCGTGTACGATgaccactgcgggggctttgatctaaggtgagtatttcataatgagctaactactttaatggctgtgtgttgagttattttgaggggacagcaaatatacactgttatacatgttgtacactcactactttacattgtagcaaagagtaatttcttcagtgttgtcacatgaaaagatataaagaaatatttacaaaaatgtaagaggtgtactcacttttgtgagatactgtatgttcaaTGTCAAACTGCAGTCATATTCTAATGTTCTTTTTGGACAGCAAAGACTTTTTCCTGGCATATTACCCATGCAGGTTAAATTAAATATAGTCCCATGAAAAAGCCCAAATTAATAAACCTAATAAACCAGTTTGCATCTGGCATATTTTTAGAAGCTTTTCAACTAAAGAAAGGACTTTTGCCCATTTGTTGCGAATGACGCAAGTCTTTTTGAAATCTCTCTCAAATAGGCTTCTTGGTTTATTATTTGATACACACATTTACCTCCTTTTTTCTGTGCATTGAGTCGTGCACGTATACAAATGTTAATCCCCCCTATGTGTATATTCCTTGTCCCCTTCATGATGTTTATGTTGCTTATGAATATGGATCGAAATCCTTTTATAATAACTTTAGTAGAACAGAGCCTTGAcaatctaccatctgacccaGAAACTGCCCTGACACCAGAACCCTTCTAAACTGCAAATAATAATAGTAcattgcactctgtttgatgctctggaatggtgggtcagCAAACCCAGACTGAGATCTACCAGTCAACTGTCCGCGATCTACTGCAGTTGACGTGCAGTCAGGGGAGCCTCacctgccatgaaaaaaaaaattgagcttcgAGGGTAGTGGCTTGGCGACCTGAGGTCACAGAGACACAAAAAATGTGGAGCTCCTACGacctatggttccggagatacagaGCTCCTTGTGCAGTTTGTCAGAAGCTatatacagagcggccagtttaaatacaagcggGCACATTCTgtttttgcagcagactgagaggatgaactcacagtgcctctcctcacttcttgtcagatgcactgagctcaatggacagcttggagtcttggaccatTGGTAAAGTACCATTAGCCCCagatgtccaataaaaatgctgcagtaaaGGCACGCCTCTCATAGAAGGGGCATGTGTTTAAAAGACAAATGcacccttccagcccagccctcttaactacaaggaaaTACATGGGTTTAAGGGTAGAAGctttacccacaatcccatgttttcatcacacagttaagagggagaatgagaatctgctgctgctgaaaaggtactgttataatcaagctaaatcatatatttttatgctatatgttataacataataatttattatttatctatttactgttaAATTATAGGTTTGAATCTATAACCTCAAACTTCAGGAATTTAaagttaagccacctgcttgagtacagtttttgaaaatatagtaaattaccttaaaaacaatatataataattatttgtatattacttatggtactGAACCCCTtaccacttctctcctacatgtaataaccatatttgtttgctagaaaattactcagaacccccaaacattatatattgttttagcagaaaccctagggaataaaatggtggttgtggcaactttttatgttacacagtatttgcgcagcattttTTTCGAATGTGTTTTTTGGGGAAGtttcatgaatataaaaaaaaacaccaaagataacccaattttttttgtataatgtgaaagatgatgttacgccaagtaaatagatacttaacatgtcacgctttaaaattgcgcacactcgtggaatggtgctaACCTTCAGTacataaaaatcttcataggcgacgctttatttttttttacagattatatgtttagagttagaggaggtctagtgctagaattattgctctcgctctaatgatcgcagtgtatgtaatctgtgtgtatctggctctgatactagccagtgcctcaccagcaggggcgtaactagaaatcacagggccccatagcaaaatgttgtatggggccccccccataaaaaaaaaatgaactaatgccattgaacaacacatctggggtaaaaactgcacatacactgacctacccaactactacactgacctactgtacctgattcctacactgacctactgtacctgattcctacactgacctacctgaccactacactgaccttcctgatccctacactgacctaattgattgctgcattgaaatacctgaccactacactaacctgaagTCTGCacagcactgcgctaatcacagtcagggagacattgtcccgatgctcggctgcagagatcgggaaatgtctccctggctgtgattagcgcaatgccgtgcagacttcctggcgggctctacacgtgtaccatgcgaacacgctgcaGCTCATCCTTAGCTGTCACCTGTTAGTCAGTGTCCACTTGGCaggggagaggggcttggtgagggtgagagagaaggggggtaggagagagagagagagaaggggtgggagagagagagaaggggtgagagagagaaggggtgacttggtagagagagggggtgggggaaagAAAGTGGGGAGTgagaggggtgggagagagaaaacgggaatgggaaaaagaggggggtggatgagagaggtggttgagagaggggggtgagagaggagttggggggagagagagaaggggtgagagagagaggggggtgagagagagatatgagttggtagagagagggggtggggagagagaaaaagggggtgggagagagaggaggtggatGAGAgtggtggttgagagagaggctGTGAGAGATCAGGGGAGTGGGAGAGAGGagttgggggggagagagaaggggtgagagagagagagatatgagttggtagagagggggtggggtagagaaagaggggagtgagagggggtgggagagagaaaggggggtgggagagaaagggggtgcatgagagagagggggtgagagatcgggtggatgagagagagagagggggggatgggagagagagggggtggatgagagagagaggggccggatgagagagagagagagagagagggttgataagagagagagggtggataagagagagatgggagagagagggtggatgagagagagagggggtggatgagagagaggggggggtggatgagggagaggggtggatgagagagagagagggtggatgagagagagagaggggggtggatgagagagagggggggtggatgagagagaggggggtggatgagagagagagggggtggatgagagagagagggggtagatgagagagagagagagagggggtgggtgagagagagaggggtgggtgagagagagagggggtggatgagagagagcgagagggggtggatgggagagagaggggctggatgagagagagggtggataagagagagatgggagagagagggtggatgagagagagaggggggtggatgagagagagagggggtggatgggagagagaggggctggatgggagagagagggggtggataagagagagagagggggtggataagagagagagaggggtggataa
This window encodes:
- the LOC120915222 gene encoding extensin-like, encoding MATLEPEPQHSEASTSNATRPLAEQPPVNIAHIGPPRALRRRAPAPDPALDRMLDIMTNMSDRMSNRSYGQNVAKCLGELIDKVPPNLQAVVLSCTARYISTFIPPTEADDLSEPPPPYGPYANKRTEHVPTPPTTHFSPPPVTLWTGPQLSDQPPRPTPPPTSAHHPFTTTLSHLPPVPTPSTHTSLNPFPYTQPSSYHPHSPFPHLSTPPVTYSTLPPTTLSSYHPPPSTYPALTTTPTSHYPHRPRQSTFRNAPTRTPPPPQATPPSNWSGEDSTTSTWPPFAHALSVAMSPHGEEDSSPNLQQL